The Achromobacter deleyi region GCGCGCGCTGGCGGCGGGCGACCCGCTGGGCGCGCTGAACCACGTGGCCTTGCGCGGCGACGCGGCCGCGCTCGCTTTGCGCGGCATCGCCATGGCGCAGCTGGGCGACCTGATTTGCGCCAGGACGCTGTTGCGCGGCGCCGCGCGCGCCTTTGGTCCCAAGGATGCCGCCGCCCGCGCCCGCTGTGTGGTGGCCGAAGCGGAGATCGCGCTGGCCTCGCGCGACCTGGGCTGGCCCGAAAAGGCGCTGGACGCCGCGCGCGCCACGCTGCAGGCGCATGGCGATTTCATCAACGCCGCGCATGCCTGCCAGTTGAAGGCGCGCCGCCAGCTCCTGCTCGGCCGGCTGGACGAGGCGGAGCGTTCATTGGCCAGCCTGGACACGGGTTCCTTGCCCTGGGCGTCGCGCGCCATCCAGGAATTGATCGCCGCCGGCATCGCCATGCGCCGCCAGCGCGCGAAGGCGGCAAGGGCGGCGCTCACCCGTGCCGAGCTGGCGGCCAGCCATGCCGGCATCCCCGCGTTGATGGCCGAAGTGCAAAGCGCATGCCAGGCCTTGAATACGCCCGCCGCGCGGTTGCTTGGGCAAGGCGCGGAGCAGCCTTTGCTGCTTGACGACGTGGAAGCCCTGCTGGCGTCTGGAACGATAGTGGTGGACGCCTGCCGCCACGCCGTGCGCGACGCGGATGCGGCCATTGCGCTTGCCGGCCGTCCGGTGCTGTTTGCGCTGGCGCGCGCCCTGGCCGAAGCCTGGCCCCACGACGTGCCAAGGGAAGCGCTCATTGCGCAGGCCTTTCGCACCCGCTACTTCGACGAAACGCATCGTGCGCGCCTGCGCGTCGAAATCGGACGGCTGCGCACGGCGATCCGCAAGCTGGCCGGCGTCAGCGCAACCCAGCGCGGCTTTGTGCTGAAACCGGCGGGCGGACGCCCGGTAGCGGTGCTGGCCCGTCCCGCCGACGACGCCGATCCGGACCAGGGCGCGCTGCTGGCGTTCCTGGCGGACGGCGAATCCTGGTCCAGTTCGGCCCTGGCCCTGGTGCTGGGCGCGAGCCAGCGCACGGTGCAGCGCGCGCTCGATGCGCTGGCGGATGCCGGCAAGGTGCAGCCCTTCGGGCACGGCCGGGCGCGCCGCTGGATGACGCCGCCCATGCCCGGATTCGCGTCAAGCTTGTTACTC contains the following coding sequences:
- a CDS encoding helix-turn-helix domain-containing protein is translated as MDFLIASAARALAAGDPLGALNHVALRGDAAALALRGIAMAQLGDLICARTLLRGAARAFGPKDAAARARCVVAEAEIALASRDLGWPEKALDAARATLQAHGDFINAAHACQLKARRQLLLGRLDEAERSLASLDTGSLPWASRAIQELIAAGIAMRRQRAKAARAALTRAELAASHAGIPALMAEVQSACQALNTPAARLLGQGAEQPLLLDDVEALLASGTIVVDACRHAVRDADAAIALAGRPVLFALARALAEAWPHDVPREALIAQAFRTRYFDETHRARLRVEIGRLRTAIRKLAGVSATQRGFVLKPAGGRPVAVLARPADDADPDQGALLAFLADGESWSSSALALVLGASQRTVQRALDALADAGKVQPFGHGRARRWMTPPMPGFASSLLLPGILPGN